The following proteins are encoded in a genomic region of Liolophura sinensis isolate JHLJ2023 chromosome 7, CUHK_Ljap_v2, whole genome shotgun sequence:
- the LOC135471099 gene encoding ELAV-like protein 1 isoform X6: MDWGGYFKITQPGELTMEQAAQVQVAMQVQPSMNGTHKPVSVSTNTEESKTNLIVNYLPQSMTQEDIRSLFSSIGEVESCKLIRDKPTGLQGQSLGYGFVNYKYAHDAEKAINSLNGLRLQNKTIKVSYARPSSESIKGANLYICGLPKSMTQQDLERLFSQCGKIITSRILYDNNTGLSKGVGFIRFDQRQEAEKAISRLNNTIPEGGATEPITVKFANSPSAGKNNSVPMTIAATYLTPTRSRFLGPIHHPTGRIRYSPLESGIIPNTFLPGNALNCAGWCIFVYNLAPESEENVLWQLFGPFGAVQSVKVIREFQTNKCKGYGFVTMTNYDDAVVAIQSLNGFTLGNRVLQVSFKTNNRKS; encoded by the exons ATTACTCAACCAGGTGAACTGACAATGGAGCAGGCTGCCCAGGTTCAAGTGGCCATGCAGGTCCAGCCCAGTATGAATGGCACCCACAAACCTGTTAGTGTGTCCACTAACACAGAGGAAAGCAAGACCAATCTGATTGTCAATTACCTACCCCAGTCCATGACCCAGGAGGACATCCGTTCCTTATTCTCTAGCATTGGCGAGGTGGAGAGCTGCAAGCTGATCAGGGACAAACCCACAGGTTTGCAAG GTCAGAGTTTAGGCTATGGCTTCGTCAATTATAAATATGCACATGATGCAGAAAAAGCTATAAACTCCCTGAATGGGCTGCGGTTACAGAATAAGACTATTAAG GTATCTTACGCAAGGCCTAGTAGTGAAAGTATAAAAGGCGCTAACTTGTATATTTGTGGACTGCCAAAATCTATGACGCAGCAAGATTTGGAGAGGCTCTTTTCTCAGTGCGGCAAGATTATAACCTCTAGAATTCTGTATGATAATAATACAG GTTTGTCTAAAGGCGTTGGATTCATCAGATTTGATCAGAGACAGGAAGCAGAGAAGGCCATCAGCCGGCTGAACAACACAATACCAGAAGGTGGTGCGACAGAGCCCATCACTGTCAAATTTGCCAACTCCCCCAGTGCAGGCAAAAACAACTCTGTTCCAATGACAATTGCAGCCACATACCTGACCCCGACCAGAAGCCGCTTCTTGGGCCCTATCCACCACCCCACAGGCAGAATAAG GTACTCCCCATTGGAAAGTGGAATTATCCCCAATACCTTTTTACCTGGGAATGCCCTCAACTGTGCAGGCTGGTGCATTTTTGTGTACAACTTGGCCCCAGAATCTGAAGAAAATGTGCTGTGGCAACTGTTTGGGCCATTTGGAGCTGTTCAGAGCGTGAAAGTTATCCGagaattccagaccaacaagtGTAAAGGTTACGGCTTCGTCACGATGACCAATTATGATGATGCAGTTGTGGCCATCCAGAGTCTAAATGGGTTCACATTGGGAAATCGTGTACTGCAAGTCTCCTTCAAGACAAACAACAGAAAGTCCTAA
- the LOC135471099 gene encoding ELAV-like protein 1 isoform X3: MDWGGYFKITQPGELTMEQAAQVQVAMQVQPSMNGTHKPVSVSTNTEESKTNLIVNYLPQSMTQEDIRSLFSSIGEVESCKLIRDKPTGQSLGYGFVNYKYAHDAEKAINSLNGLRLQNKTIKVSYARPSSESIKGANLYICGLPKSMTQQDLERLFSQCGKIITSRILYDNNTGLSKGVGFIRFDQRQEAEKAISRLNNTIPEGGATEPITVKFANSPSAGKNNSVPMTIAATYLTPTRSRFLGPIHHPTGRIRVDSFGPSRRGREVESTKLLTRYSPLESGIIPNTFLPGNALNCAGWCIFVYNLAPESEENVLWQLFGPFGAVQSVKVIREFQTNKCKGYGFVTMTNYDDAVVAIQSLNGFTLGNRVLQVSFKTNNRKS, encoded by the exons ATTACTCAACCAGGTGAACTGACAATGGAGCAGGCTGCCCAGGTTCAAGTGGCCATGCAGGTCCAGCCCAGTATGAATGGCACCCACAAACCTGTTAGTGTGTCCACTAACACAGAGGAAAGCAAGACCAATCTGATTGTCAATTACCTACCCCAGTCCATGACCCAGGAGGACATCCGTTCCTTATTCTCTAGCATTGGCGAGGTGGAGAGCTGCAAGCTGATCAGGGACAAACCCACAG GTCAGAGTTTAGGCTATGGCTTCGTCAATTATAAATATGCACATGATGCAGAAAAAGCTATAAACTCCCTGAATGGGCTGCGGTTACAGAATAAGACTATTAAG GTATCTTACGCAAGGCCTAGTAGTGAAAGTATAAAAGGCGCTAACTTGTATATTTGTGGACTGCCAAAATCTATGACGCAGCAAGATTTGGAGAGGCTCTTTTCTCAGTGCGGCAAGATTATAACCTCTAGAATTCTGTATGATAATAATACAG GTTTGTCTAAAGGCGTTGGATTCATCAGATTTGATCAGAGACAGGAAGCAGAGAAGGCCATCAGCCGGCTGAACAACACAATACCAGAAGGTGGTGCGACAGAGCCCATCACTGTCAAATTTGCCAACTCCCCCAGTGCAGGCAAAAACAACTCTGTTCCAATGACAATTGCAGCCACATACCTGACCCCGACCAGAAGCCGCTTCTTGGGCCCTATCCACCACCCCACAGGCAGAATAAG GGTGGATTCGTTTGGGCCTTCCAGAAGAGGAAGGGAGGTTGAAAGCACGAAGTTACTAACACG GTACTCCCCATTGGAAAGTGGAATTATCCCCAATACCTTTTTACCTGGGAATGCCCTCAACTGTGCAGGCTGGTGCATTTTTGTGTACAACTTGGCCCCAGAATCTGAAGAAAATGTGCTGTGGCAACTGTTTGGGCCATTTGGAGCTGTTCAGAGCGTGAAAGTTATCCGagaattccagaccaacaagtGTAAAGGTTACGGCTTCGTCACGATGACCAATTATGATGATGCAGTTGTGGCCATCCAGAGTCTAAATGGGTTCACATTGGGAAATCGTGTACTGCAAGTCTCCTTCAAGACAAACAACAGAAAGTCCTAA
- the LOC135471099 gene encoding ELAV-like protein 1 isoform X2, with amino-acid sequence MDWGGYFKITQPGELTMEQAAQVQVAMQVQPSMNGTHKPVSVSTNTEESKTNLIVNYLPQSMTQEDIRSLFSSIGEVESCKLIRDKPTGLQGQSLGYGFVNYKYAHDAEKAINSLNGLRLQNKTIKVSYARPSSESIKGANLYISGLPKSMTQLDLEKMFSDCGKIITSRILYDQNTGLSKGVGFIRFDQRQEAEKAISRLNNTIPEGGATEPITVKFANSPSAGKNNSVPMTIAATYLTPTRSRFLGPIHHPTGRIRVDSFGPSRRGREVESTKLLTRYSPLESGIIPNTFLPGNALNCAGWCIFVYNLAPESEENVLWQLFGPFGAVQSVKVIREFQTNKCKGYGFVTMTNYDDAVVAIQSLNGFTLGNRVLQVSFKTNNRKS; translated from the exons ATTACTCAACCAGGTGAACTGACAATGGAGCAGGCTGCCCAGGTTCAAGTGGCCATGCAGGTCCAGCCCAGTATGAATGGCACCCACAAACCTGTTAGTGTGTCCACTAACACAGAGGAAAGCAAGACCAATCTGATTGTCAATTACCTACCCCAGTCCATGACCCAGGAGGACATCCGTTCCTTATTCTCTAGCATTGGCGAGGTGGAGAGCTGCAAGCTGATCAGGGACAAACCCACAGGTTTGCAAG GTCAGAGTTTAGGCTATGGCTTCGTCAATTATAAATATGCACATGATGCAGAAAAAGCTATAAACTCCCTGAATGGGCTGCGGTTACAGAATAAGACTATTAAG GTATCATATGCTCGCCCGAGCAGTGAGAGCATAAAGGGGGCTAATCTCTACATAAGTGGCTTGCCCAAGTCTATGACTCAGTTGGACTTGgagaaaatgttttctgattGTGGGAAAATCATAACCTCCAGAATTCTTTATGACCAAAACACAG GTTTGTCTAAAGGCGTTGGATTCATCAGATTTGATCAGAGACAGGAAGCAGAGAAGGCCATCAGCCGGCTGAACAACACAATACCAGAAGGTGGTGCGACAGAGCCCATCACTGTCAAATTTGCCAACTCCCCCAGTGCAGGCAAAAACAACTCTGTTCCAATGACAATTGCAGCCACATACCTGACCCCGACCAGAAGCCGCTTCTTGGGCCCTATCCACCACCCCACAGGCAGAATAAG GGTGGATTCGTTTGGGCCTTCCAGAAGAGGAAGGGAGGTTGAAAGCACGAAGTTACTAACACG GTACTCCCCATTGGAAAGTGGAATTATCCCCAATACCTTTTTACCTGGGAATGCCCTCAACTGTGCAGGCTGGTGCATTTTTGTGTACAACTTGGCCCCAGAATCTGAAGAAAATGTGCTGTGGCAACTGTTTGGGCCATTTGGAGCTGTTCAGAGCGTGAAAGTTATCCGagaattccagaccaacaagtGTAAAGGTTACGGCTTCGTCACGATGACCAATTATGATGATGCAGTTGTGGCCATCCAGAGTCTAAATGGGTTCACATTGGGAAATCGTGTACTGCAAGTCTCCTTCAAGACAAACAACAGAAAGTCCTAA
- the LOC135471099 gene encoding ELAV-like protein 1 isoform X7, translating to MDWGGYFKITQPGELTMEQAAQVQVAMQVQPSMNGTHKPVSVSTNTEESKTNLIVNYLPQSMTQEDIRSLFSSIGEVESCKLIRDKPTGLQGQSLGYGFVNYKYAHDAEKAINSLNGLRLQNKTIKVSYARPSSESIKGANLYISGLPKSMTQLDLEKMFSDCGKIITSRILYDQNTGLSKGVGFIRFDQRQEAEKAISRLNNTIPEGGATEPITVKFANSPSAGKNNSVPMTIAATYLTPTRSRFLGPIHHPTGRIRYSPLESGIIPNTFLPGNALNCAGWCIFVYNLAPESEENVLWQLFGPFGAVQSVKVIREFQTNKCKGYGFVTMTNYDDAVVAIQSLNGFTLGNRVLQVSFKTNNRKS from the exons ATTACTCAACCAGGTGAACTGACAATGGAGCAGGCTGCCCAGGTTCAAGTGGCCATGCAGGTCCAGCCCAGTATGAATGGCACCCACAAACCTGTTAGTGTGTCCACTAACACAGAGGAAAGCAAGACCAATCTGATTGTCAATTACCTACCCCAGTCCATGACCCAGGAGGACATCCGTTCCTTATTCTCTAGCATTGGCGAGGTGGAGAGCTGCAAGCTGATCAGGGACAAACCCACAGGTTTGCAAG GTCAGAGTTTAGGCTATGGCTTCGTCAATTATAAATATGCACATGATGCAGAAAAAGCTATAAACTCCCTGAATGGGCTGCGGTTACAGAATAAGACTATTAAG GTATCATATGCTCGCCCGAGCAGTGAGAGCATAAAGGGGGCTAATCTCTACATAAGTGGCTTGCCCAAGTCTATGACTCAGTTGGACTTGgagaaaatgttttctgattGTGGGAAAATCATAACCTCCAGAATTCTTTATGACCAAAACACAG GTTTGTCTAAAGGCGTTGGATTCATCAGATTTGATCAGAGACAGGAAGCAGAGAAGGCCATCAGCCGGCTGAACAACACAATACCAGAAGGTGGTGCGACAGAGCCCATCACTGTCAAATTTGCCAACTCCCCCAGTGCAGGCAAAAACAACTCTGTTCCAATGACAATTGCAGCCACATACCTGACCCCGACCAGAAGCCGCTTCTTGGGCCCTATCCACCACCCCACAGGCAGAATAAG GTACTCCCCATTGGAAAGTGGAATTATCCCCAATACCTTTTTACCTGGGAATGCCCTCAACTGTGCAGGCTGGTGCATTTTTGTGTACAACTTGGCCCCAGAATCTGAAGAAAATGTGCTGTGGCAACTGTTTGGGCCATTTGGAGCTGTTCAGAGCGTGAAAGTTATCCGagaattccagaccaacaagtGTAAAGGTTACGGCTTCGTCACGATGACCAATTATGATGATGCAGTTGTGGCCATCCAGAGTCTAAATGGGTTCACATTGGGAAATCGTGTACTGCAAGTCTCCTTCAAGACAAACAACAGAAAGTCCTAA
- the LOC135471099 gene encoding ELAV-like protein 1 isoform X4 — translation MDWGGYFKITQPGELTMEQAAQVQVAMQVQPSMNGTHKPVSVSTNTEESKTNLIVNYLPQSMTQEDIRSLFSSIGEVESCKLIRDKPTGQSLGYGFVNYKYAHDAEKAINSLNGLRLQNKTIKVSYARPSSESIKGANLYISGLPKSMTQLDLEKMFSDCGKIITSRILYDQNTGLSKGVGFIRFDQRQEAEKAISRLNNTIPEGGATEPITVKFANSPSAGKNNSVPMTIAATYLTPTRSRFLGPIHHPTGRIRVDSFGPSRRGREVESTKLLTRYSPLESGIIPNTFLPGNALNCAGWCIFVYNLAPESEENVLWQLFGPFGAVQSVKVIREFQTNKCKGYGFVTMTNYDDAVVAIQSLNGFTLGNRVLQVSFKTNNRKS, via the exons ATTACTCAACCAGGTGAACTGACAATGGAGCAGGCTGCCCAGGTTCAAGTGGCCATGCAGGTCCAGCCCAGTATGAATGGCACCCACAAACCTGTTAGTGTGTCCACTAACACAGAGGAAAGCAAGACCAATCTGATTGTCAATTACCTACCCCAGTCCATGACCCAGGAGGACATCCGTTCCTTATTCTCTAGCATTGGCGAGGTGGAGAGCTGCAAGCTGATCAGGGACAAACCCACAG GTCAGAGTTTAGGCTATGGCTTCGTCAATTATAAATATGCACATGATGCAGAAAAAGCTATAAACTCCCTGAATGGGCTGCGGTTACAGAATAAGACTATTAAG GTATCATATGCTCGCCCGAGCAGTGAGAGCATAAAGGGGGCTAATCTCTACATAAGTGGCTTGCCCAAGTCTATGACTCAGTTGGACTTGgagaaaatgttttctgattGTGGGAAAATCATAACCTCCAGAATTCTTTATGACCAAAACACAG GTTTGTCTAAAGGCGTTGGATTCATCAGATTTGATCAGAGACAGGAAGCAGAGAAGGCCATCAGCCGGCTGAACAACACAATACCAGAAGGTGGTGCGACAGAGCCCATCACTGTCAAATTTGCCAACTCCCCCAGTGCAGGCAAAAACAACTCTGTTCCAATGACAATTGCAGCCACATACCTGACCCCGACCAGAAGCCGCTTCTTGGGCCCTATCCACCACCCCACAGGCAGAATAAG GGTGGATTCGTTTGGGCCTTCCAGAAGAGGAAGGGAGGTTGAAAGCACGAAGTTACTAACACG GTACTCCCCATTGGAAAGTGGAATTATCCCCAATACCTTTTTACCTGGGAATGCCCTCAACTGTGCAGGCTGGTGCATTTTTGTGTACAACTTGGCCCCAGAATCTGAAGAAAATGTGCTGTGGCAACTGTTTGGGCCATTTGGAGCTGTTCAGAGCGTGAAAGTTATCCGagaattccagaccaacaagtGTAAAGGTTACGGCTTCGTCACGATGACCAATTATGATGATGCAGTTGTGGCCATCCAGAGTCTAAATGGGTTCACATTGGGAAATCGTGTACTGCAAGTCTCCTTCAAGACAAACAACAGAAAGTCCTAA
- the LOC135471099 gene encoding ELAV-like protein 1 isoform X8, whose amino-acid sequence MDWGGYFKITQPGELTMEQAAQVQVAMQVQPSMNGTHKPVSVSTNTEESKTNLIVNYLPQSMTQEDIRSLFSSIGEVESCKLIRDKPTGQSLGYGFVNYKYAHDAEKAINSLNGLRLQNKTIKVSYARPSSESIKGANLYISGLPKSMTQLDLEKMFSDCGKIITSRILYDQNTGLSKGVGFIRFDQRQEAEKAISRLNNTIPEGGATEPITVKFANSPSAGKNNSVPMTIAATYLTPTRSRFLGPIHHPTGRIRYSPLESGIIPNTFLPGNALNCAGWCIFVYNLAPESEENVLWQLFGPFGAVQSVKVIREFQTNKCKGYGFVTMTNYDDAVVAIQSLNGFTLGNRVLQVSFKTNNRKS is encoded by the exons ATTACTCAACCAGGTGAACTGACAATGGAGCAGGCTGCCCAGGTTCAAGTGGCCATGCAGGTCCAGCCCAGTATGAATGGCACCCACAAACCTGTTAGTGTGTCCACTAACACAGAGGAAAGCAAGACCAATCTGATTGTCAATTACCTACCCCAGTCCATGACCCAGGAGGACATCCGTTCCTTATTCTCTAGCATTGGCGAGGTGGAGAGCTGCAAGCTGATCAGGGACAAACCCACAG GTCAGAGTTTAGGCTATGGCTTCGTCAATTATAAATATGCACATGATGCAGAAAAAGCTATAAACTCCCTGAATGGGCTGCGGTTACAGAATAAGACTATTAAG GTATCATATGCTCGCCCGAGCAGTGAGAGCATAAAGGGGGCTAATCTCTACATAAGTGGCTTGCCCAAGTCTATGACTCAGTTGGACTTGgagaaaatgttttctgattGTGGGAAAATCATAACCTCCAGAATTCTTTATGACCAAAACACAG GTTTGTCTAAAGGCGTTGGATTCATCAGATTTGATCAGAGACAGGAAGCAGAGAAGGCCATCAGCCGGCTGAACAACACAATACCAGAAGGTGGTGCGACAGAGCCCATCACTGTCAAATTTGCCAACTCCCCCAGTGCAGGCAAAAACAACTCTGTTCCAATGACAATTGCAGCCACATACCTGACCCCGACCAGAAGCCGCTTCTTGGGCCCTATCCACCACCCCACAGGCAGAATAAG GTACTCCCCATTGGAAAGTGGAATTATCCCCAATACCTTTTTACCTGGGAATGCCCTCAACTGTGCAGGCTGGTGCATTTTTGTGTACAACTTGGCCCCAGAATCTGAAGAAAATGTGCTGTGGCAACTGTTTGGGCCATTTGGAGCTGTTCAGAGCGTGAAAGTTATCCGagaattccagaccaacaagtGTAAAGGTTACGGCTTCGTCACGATGACCAATTATGATGATGCAGTTGTGGCCATCCAGAGTCTAAATGGGTTCACATTGGGAAATCGTGTACTGCAAGTCTCCTTCAAGACAAACAACAGAAAGTCCTAA
- the LOC135471099 gene encoding ELAV-like protein 1 isoform X1, producing the protein MDWGGYFKITQPGELTMEQAAQVQVAMQVQPSMNGTHKPVSVSTNTEESKTNLIVNYLPQSMTQEDIRSLFSSIGEVESCKLIRDKPTGLQGQSLGYGFVNYKYAHDAEKAINSLNGLRLQNKTIKVSYARPSSESIKGANLYICGLPKSMTQQDLERLFSQCGKIITSRILYDNNTGLSKGVGFIRFDQRQEAEKAISRLNNTIPEGGATEPITVKFANSPSAGKNNSVPMTIAATYLTPTRSRFLGPIHHPTGRIRVDSFGPSRRGREVESTKLLTRYSPLESGIIPNTFLPGNALNCAGWCIFVYNLAPESEENVLWQLFGPFGAVQSVKVIREFQTNKCKGYGFVTMTNYDDAVVAIQSLNGFTLGNRVLQVSFKTNNRKS; encoded by the exons ATTACTCAACCAGGTGAACTGACAATGGAGCAGGCTGCCCAGGTTCAAGTGGCCATGCAGGTCCAGCCCAGTATGAATGGCACCCACAAACCTGTTAGTGTGTCCACTAACACAGAGGAAAGCAAGACCAATCTGATTGTCAATTACCTACCCCAGTCCATGACCCAGGAGGACATCCGTTCCTTATTCTCTAGCATTGGCGAGGTGGAGAGCTGCAAGCTGATCAGGGACAAACCCACAGGTTTGCAAG GTCAGAGTTTAGGCTATGGCTTCGTCAATTATAAATATGCACATGATGCAGAAAAAGCTATAAACTCCCTGAATGGGCTGCGGTTACAGAATAAGACTATTAAG GTATCTTACGCAAGGCCTAGTAGTGAAAGTATAAAAGGCGCTAACTTGTATATTTGTGGACTGCCAAAATCTATGACGCAGCAAGATTTGGAGAGGCTCTTTTCTCAGTGCGGCAAGATTATAACCTCTAGAATTCTGTATGATAATAATACAG GTTTGTCTAAAGGCGTTGGATTCATCAGATTTGATCAGAGACAGGAAGCAGAGAAGGCCATCAGCCGGCTGAACAACACAATACCAGAAGGTGGTGCGACAGAGCCCATCACTGTCAAATTTGCCAACTCCCCCAGTGCAGGCAAAAACAACTCTGTTCCAATGACAATTGCAGCCACATACCTGACCCCGACCAGAAGCCGCTTCTTGGGCCCTATCCACCACCCCACAGGCAGAATAAG GGTGGATTCGTTTGGGCCTTCCAGAAGAGGAAGGGAGGTTGAAAGCACGAAGTTACTAACACG GTACTCCCCATTGGAAAGTGGAATTATCCCCAATACCTTTTTACCTGGGAATGCCCTCAACTGTGCAGGCTGGTGCATTTTTGTGTACAACTTGGCCCCAGAATCTGAAGAAAATGTGCTGTGGCAACTGTTTGGGCCATTTGGAGCTGTTCAGAGCGTGAAAGTTATCCGagaattccagaccaacaagtGTAAAGGTTACGGCTTCGTCACGATGACCAATTATGATGATGCAGTTGTGGCCATCCAGAGTCTAAATGGGTTCACATTGGGAAATCGTGTACTGCAAGTCTCCTTCAAGACAAACAACAGAAAGTCCTAA
- the LOC135471099 gene encoding ELAV-like protein 1 isoform X5: MEQAAQVQVAMQVQPSMNGTHKPVSVSTNTEESKTNLIVNYLPQSMTQEDIRSLFSSIGEVESCKLIRDKPTGLQGQSLGYGFVNYKYAHDAEKAINSLNGLRLQNKTIKVSYARPSSESIKGANLYICGLPKSMTQQDLERLFSQCGKIITSRILYDNNTGLSKGVGFIRFDQRQEAEKAISRLNNTIPEGGATEPITVKFANSPSAGKNNSVPMTIAATYLTPTRSRFLGPIHHPTGRIRVDSFGPSRRGREVESTKLLTRYSPLESGIIPNTFLPGNALNCAGWCIFVYNLAPESEENVLWQLFGPFGAVQSVKVIREFQTNKCKGYGFVTMTNYDDAVVAIQSLNGFTLGNRVLQVSFKTNNRKS; this comes from the exons ATGGAGCAGGCTGCCCAGGTTCAAGTGGCCATGCAGGTCCAGCCCAGTATGAATGGCACCCACAAACCTGTTAGTGTGTCCACTAACACAGAGGAAAGCAAGACCAATCTGATTGTCAATTACCTACCCCAGTCCATGACCCAGGAGGACATCCGTTCCTTATTCTCTAGCATTGGCGAGGTGGAGAGCTGCAAGCTGATCAGGGACAAACCCACAGGTTTGCAAG GTCAGAGTTTAGGCTATGGCTTCGTCAATTATAAATATGCACATGATGCAGAAAAAGCTATAAACTCCCTGAATGGGCTGCGGTTACAGAATAAGACTATTAAG GTATCTTACGCAAGGCCTAGTAGTGAAAGTATAAAAGGCGCTAACTTGTATATTTGTGGACTGCCAAAATCTATGACGCAGCAAGATTTGGAGAGGCTCTTTTCTCAGTGCGGCAAGATTATAACCTCTAGAATTCTGTATGATAATAATACAG GTTTGTCTAAAGGCGTTGGATTCATCAGATTTGATCAGAGACAGGAAGCAGAGAAGGCCATCAGCCGGCTGAACAACACAATACCAGAAGGTGGTGCGACAGAGCCCATCACTGTCAAATTTGCCAACTCCCCCAGTGCAGGCAAAAACAACTCTGTTCCAATGACAATTGCAGCCACATACCTGACCCCGACCAGAAGCCGCTTCTTGGGCCCTATCCACCACCCCACAGGCAGAATAAG GGTGGATTCGTTTGGGCCTTCCAGAAGAGGAAGGGAGGTTGAAAGCACGAAGTTACTAACACG GTACTCCCCATTGGAAAGTGGAATTATCCCCAATACCTTTTTACCTGGGAATGCCCTCAACTGTGCAGGCTGGTGCATTTTTGTGTACAACTTGGCCCCAGAATCTGAAGAAAATGTGCTGTGGCAACTGTTTGGGCCATTTGGAGCTGTTCAGAGCGTGAAAGTTATCCGagaattccagaccaacaagtGTAAAGGTTACGGCTTCGTCACGATGACCAATTATGATGATGCAGTTGTGGCCATCCAGAGTCTAAATGGGTTCACATTGGGAAATCGTGTACTGCAAGTCTCCTTCAAGACAAACAACAGAAAGTCCTAA